One window of the Novipirellula caenicola genome contains the following:
- the rsgA gene encoding ribosome small subunit-dependent GTPase A has translation MAKKKRGKQRTDFRKKYQGRVRQGDVTRTFRQGDVEKLADVVHGERVSGKGELTRKRTVNSPTIQQDEDGVTSSPDQSLIKGRVISVHGLRSKVLGEDGVFYECAIRQVLKSLSIEQRGVIVAGDRVFFRAESPADGMIESIDPRSGVISRTSRGRQHVIAANVDYLLIITSAAQPGLKPALIDRFLLTAEHCGVEPVIVINKLDLIDPVPLQPMIGVFASMGYRVLVTSAEDGTNVAYLRALLAGKQTALAGQSGVGKSSLLNAIEPGLGLAVSAVSQDNDKGRHTTTATTLIPLKGGGAVFDTPGIRQFQLWDIGSSEVSALMPDLRPYVSGCRYPNCLHLSEDGCAVKDAVADSRIDARRYDSYCHLIEELLSEEEATFR, from the coding sequence ATGGCCAAAAAGAAACGCGGAAAACAACGCACCGACTTTCGTAAGAAGTACCAAGGGCGTGTTCGCCAAGGCGACGTCACGCGAACGTTCCGACAAGGCGACGTGGAAAAGCTTGCCGATGTTGTGCATGGAGAACGCGTCAGCGGCAAAGGTGAGCTGACGCGAAAGCGGACCGTCAACAGTCCAACGATCCAGCAAGACGAGGACGGCGTGACCTCGTCACCCGATCAATCGCTGATCAAGGGACGCGTGATCAGCGTTCATGGGTTGCGGAGCAAAGTGCTTGGCGAAGACGGCGTGTTCTATGAATGCGCGATCCGCCAAGTGCTGAAATCGCTCAGCATCGAACAACGCGGGGTGATCGTTGCGGGCGACCGCGTCTTTTTTCGCGCCGAATCACCGGCGGACGGAATGATCGAAAGCATCGATCCCCGCAGCGGCGTGATTAGCCGCACCAGCCGGGGACGGCAACATGTGATTGCAGCCAACGTCGATTACCTGCTGATCATCACGAGTGCGGCCCAACCAGGATTGAAACCGGCACTCATTGATCGGTTTTTGTTGACGGCGGAACATTGTGGCGTCGAGCCGGTGATTGTGATCAACAAATTGGATCTGATCGATCCAGTGCCGCTGCAACCGATGATCGGGGTGTTTGCTTCGATGGGTTATCGCGTGCTCGTCACCTCGGCCGAAGATGGCACCAATGTCGCCTATTTGCGAGCTTTGTTGGCGGGGAAACAGACGGCGCTGGCGGGTCAAAGCGGCGTTGGAAAAAGCAGTCTGCTCAACGCGATTGAGCCTGGACTCGGATTGGCAGTTTCCGCCGTCAGCCAGGACAATGATAAAGGTCGCCACACCACGACAGCCACCACCTTGATCCCCTTGAAAGGGGGCGGGGCGGTGTTTGACACCCCGGGAATTCGTCAATTCCAGTTATGGGACATCGGTTCGAGCGAGGTTTCGGCGTTAATGCCCGATCTGAGGCCCTACGTGAGCGGCTGTCGCTATCCGAATTGCTTGCATCTAAGCGAGGACGGATGTGCGGTCAAAGACGCAGTGGCCGATTCTCGTATCGACGCACGCCGTTACGATTCCTATTGCCATCTGATCGAAGAATTGCTTAGCGAAGAAGAAGCAACGTTTCGTTGA
- a CDS encoding HEAT repeat domain-containing protein, whose amino-acid sequence MHALIRRTKRDSSSQGPLQQRQSSLQRLSLAAATIAALSLVTEPTSLRGDTVEISGGGHVSGKVRRLDDKKMDIIAVDDEISVAIPQSRVRRVVSSDKLGEYLRNVAIAGDDAEMQYKLAIWCATNIKDNTDAYKRFHMQLAIRFDPEHSKARAALDYVKDEDGKWIRYSDLQRSRGMISVAGKWMLPEAAAIEEIQDASNVDSKKWIKEVDRLIRVAVRGGSKGDEAIAALKAIDDPLAASAIAKQLLQGKHNQRFKRLWVEILGRFRNSVSVEALVRVGVQESDNVIREAAMEELQQYGSGSAVATYVNMLGSSDNGDVLRAARALSYFPRPELAQTYIDALVTKHTETSAAGPGMQVGSSSSGGGGLSMGGKPKVITRYLENPPVLTLLKMIEPDVDFGYDKLAWRKYFAAKLGRSSGDLRRDP is encoded by the coding sequence ATGCATGCACTCATTCGGCGAACCAAGCGAGATTCGAGCTCTCAGGGCCCCTTGCAACAGCGTCAGAGCTCCTTGCAGCGTCTGAGCCTTGCCGCAGCGACAATCGCCGCACTCAGCTTGGTGACAGAGCCCACGTCGCTTCGTGGTGACACGGTCGAAATTTCGGGTGGGGGGCACGTTAGCGGCAAAGTCCGGCGGCTGGATGACAAAAAGATGGACATCATCGCAGTCGATGATGAAATCAGCGTGGCGATCCCCCAAAGTCGCGTGCGACGCGTGGTTTCGTCTGACAAATTAGGGGAATACCTGCGTAACGTGGCGATCGCGGGCGACGATGCCGAAATGCAATACAAATTGGCGATTTGGTGTGCCACGAATATCAAAGACAACACCGACGCCTACAAGCGATTTCACATGCAGTTGGCAATTCGTTTTGATCCCGAGCATAGCAAGGCACGCGCGGCATTGGATTATGTCAAAGACGAGGATGGAAAGTGGATTCGCTACAGCGACCTGCAACGATCGCGAGGCATGATCTCGGTGGCGGGAAAGTGGATGTTGCCTGAGGCGGCGGCGATCGAAGAGATCCAAGACGCCAGCAACGTCGACTCAAAAAAGTGGATCAAAGAGGTCGACCGGCTGATTCGCGTCGCGGTGCGTGGCGGCAGCAAGGGGGACGAAGCCATCGCGGCGCTCAAAGCGATCGACGATCCCTTGGCTGCATCGGCGATCGCCAAACAATTGCTGCAGGGCAAGCATAACCAGCGTTTTAAACGGCTGTGGGTCGAAATCCTCGGTCGTTTCCGCAATTCGGTCTCGGTCGAAGCGTTGGTCCGGGTGGGCGTGCAAGAATCGGACAACGTCATCCGCGAAGCCGCGATGGAGGAACTGCAGCAATACGGCAGCGGTTCCGCCGTGGCGACCTACGTCAACATGCTGGGCAGTTCCGACAATGGCGATGTATTGCGGGCGGCGCGAGCACTCAGCTACTTTCCCAGACCCGAATTGGCACAAACCTACATTGATGCATTGGTGACCAAACACACCGAAACCAGTGCCGCCGGACCAGGGATGCAGGTCGGATCGAGCAGCAGTGGGGGTGGCGGGTTATCGATGGGAGGCAAACCCAAGGTGATCACCCGCTATCTCGAGAACCCTCCGGTTTTGACGCTACTGAAAATGATCGAACCCGATGTCGATTTTGGCTACGACAAATTGGCGTGGCGAAAGTACTTTGCGGCAAAACTCGGGCGTAGCAGCGGCGACCTCCGACGCGACCCTTAA
- a CDS encoding DUF1080 domain-containing protein translates to MNRMKKTLVSRSLSLAVANLAITSLVLANLLFTSHLVADDAVTADSSAAETETGFVSLFDGHSFDGWKKAEENPEAWVIEDGKLVCKGKRCHLFYVGEQAPFKNFHFKAEVMTTPGSNAGIYFHTKYQPTGWPKYGYECQVNVSHRDPKKTSSLYSVQDVADPGVKDNQWYTQEIIVKGRHIELKVNGRTMVDYTEPEDKAAFSGDFERRLNDAGTFALQAHDPESVVYFRNLRVKKLDD, encoded by the coding sequence ATGAATCGGATGAAAAAGACGCTCGTCTCTCGATCGCTCAGCCTCGCAGTTGCCAACCTTGCAATCACCAGCCTGGTCTTGGCCAACCTTCTATTCACCAGCCATCTGGTCGCCGACGACGCGGTGACGGCGGACTCATCGGCTGCGGAAACCGAAACCGGTTTTGTTTCTCTATTTGACGGTCACTCGTTCGATGGATGGAAAAAGGCCGAAGAGAATCCCGAGGCGTGGGTGATCGAAGATGGCAAACTGGTTTGCAAGGGCAAACGTTGCCATCTGTTTTATGTCGGTGAGCAAGCGCCCTTCAAAAACTTTCATTTCAAAGCGGAGGTCATGACCACGCCCGGCAGCAACGCGGGCATTTACTTCCACACCAAATACCAGCCCACGGGATGGCCCAAGTACGGGTACGAGTGTCAGGTCAACGTGTCCCACCGCGACCCTAAAAAGACCAGCAGTTTGTACTCGGTCCAAGACGTTGCCGATCCTGGGGTGAAAGACAATCAGTGGTACACCCAAGAGATCATCGTCAAAGGTCGGCACATCGAATTGAAGGTCAACGGGCGGACGATGGTGGATTACACCGAGCCGGAGGACAAAGCCGCATTCTCAGGCGATTTTGAGCGGCGTTTGAATGACGCAGGAACGTTCGCCCTGCAAGCTCACGATCCTGAAAGTGTCGTCTATTTCCGCAACCTGCGAGTCAAAAAACTAGACGACTAG
- a CDS encoding Rrf2 family transcriptional regulator — protein MVISARVHYACLAMLELAMRTEDSAPVAVREITDLHNIPGPFLVQILRTLRTAGWVQSVRGSQGGYRLSVDPKQITLLDVAEAMGCQEGHSCGAEHATATDEALQQVWDKASEASRNMLSSVRLSDLVEQCRHGEATMFYI, from the coding sequence ATGGTTATTTCAGCACGTGTCCATTACGCCTGTCTCGCCATGCTCGAGCTCGCGATGCGAACCGAGGATTCCGCGCCGGTAGCGGTTCGCGAGATCACGGACTTGCATAACATTCCCGGTCCCTTTCTTGTCCAGATTCTGCGGACCTTGCGGACCGCCGGCTGGGTGCAAAGCGTTCGTGGCAGCCAAGGCGGGTATCGGTTGTCGGTCGATCCCAAGCAGATCACGCTGTTGGATGTGGCCGAAGCGATGGGATGTCAGGAAGGCCACAGCTGTGGTGCCGAGCATGCCACCGCGACTGATGAGGCGCTGCAGCAAGTTTGGGACAAGGCAAGCGAAGCATCCCGGAACATGCTCAGCAGCGTTCGATTGAGCGATCTGGTCGAGCAGTGTCGTCACGGCGAAGCAACGATGTTCTACATCTAA
- the ftsH gene encoding ATP-dependent zinc metalloprotease FtsH, which produces MDKRSDEKDSEKSGGANKRGNNTFLIALVVAGLIAMLFMNRGANVAEVSTSFFLDQLEKNNIEAVQIGDQRVYGTFKVRPEAPPVLEDGKLKPQVDEDGKPVKLAKEFVFRQSNDAGATVRLQERLEAADVDFRVLPPDNSQQIISIIAFIILPLGIVFFLFMMLRRTRSDMMGGGFLSGFSKSPAKLFEASDKMITFNEVAGLEGVKADLQEIVEYLKTPEKFQRLGGFVPKGVLLNGPPGTGKTLLARAVAGEAGVPFFSVNGSEFIQMFVGVGASRVRDLFRTAKENSPSIIFIDEIDAVGRQRGAGVGGGHDEREQTLNQILGEMDGFTQSQTVIVIAATNRPDVLDPALLRPGRFDRHVTVGRPTMKGREEIFKVHVRDVPLGDDVDLKRLAAGTVGLTGADIRNMVNEAALWAARQDKKLVEMSDFDFARDKILMGAKREEVLQESEKEKTAYHEAGHTLTAWHLDGAHVVHKVTIIPRGRALGVTQYVPSEDRLSISKRELEHQLIVLLGGRAAEKIVYNETCVGAENDLERATSIARRMVTHWGMSPKVGPVSYKTSDEDPFLGREIHQSRQFSEHTQELIDEEVARILLEADQKAEQLLRERRSELETITRALLEHEELGEAELTDLIGVSIQVRNRKKGDPPPVEQTLAPESGADHSPGSAVGGHSNSSPQES; this is translated from the coding sequence ATGGATAAAAGGTCCGACGAGAAAGATTCGGAAAAGAGTGGCGGCGCGAACAAGCGTGGCAACAACACGTTTCTGATTGCGTTGGTGGTCGCTGGATTGATCGCCATGCTGTTCATGAATCGTGGTGCGAATGTTGCCGAGGTGTCGACCAGTTTCTTTTTGGATCAGCTGGAAAAAAACAACATCGAAGCGGTCCAGATCGGCGATCAACGTGTTTATGGAACGTTCAAGGTCCGTCCCGAAGCGCCGCCGGTATTGGAAGATGGCAAGTTAAAGCCTCAGGTCGACGAGGACGGCAAACCGGTCAAATTGGCCAAAGAGTTCGTTTTTCGCCAATCCAACGATGCCGGAGCAACGGTCCGATTGCAGGAGCGTTTGGAGGCGGCGGACGTCGATTTCCGTGTTTTGCCTCCCGATAATTCGCAGCAGATCATCAGCATCATTGCGTTTATCATTCTGCCCTTGGGAATCGTTTTCTTTCTGTTCATGATGCTCCGCCGCACGCGAAGCGACATGATGGGGGGCGGCTTTTTGTCGGGCTTCAGCAAGAGTCCTGCCAAGCTGTTTGAAGCCTCTGACAAAATGATCACCTTCAACGAGGTGGCCGGACTCGAAGGGGTCAAGGCGGATCTGCAGGAGATCGTCGAATACCTGAAAACGCCTGAAAAGTTTCAGCGGCTCGGTGGGTTTGTTCCCAAGGGTGTGCTGTTAAATGGGCCTCCGGGTACCGGGAAAACTTTGTTGGCTCGCGCTGTGGCTGGCGAAGCCGGGGTGCCGTTCTTTTCGGTCAACGGTAGCGAATTCATTCAAATGTTCGTCGGCGTGGGGGCAAGCCGCGTACGTGACCTGTTTCGCACCGCCAAAGAAAACAGTCCGTCGATCATTTTTATCGACGAAATTGATGCTGTCGGTCGTCAACGTGGTGCCGGCGTCGGCGGCGGGCATGATGAACGAGAGCAGACGCTGAACCAGATCCTTGGCGAAATGGATGGCTTCACGCAGAGCCAGACGGTGATTGTGATTGCTGCGACCAACCGACCGGATGTTTTGGACCCGGCACTGTTGCGCCCAGGCCGTTTTGACCGTCACGTCACCGTGGGGCGTCCGACGATGAAGGGACGGGAAGAGATTTTCAAGGTTCATGTTCGCGATGTACCGCTTGGTGACGATGTGGATCTCAAGCGGCTCGCGGCGGGAACGGTCGGTTTGACCGGTGCCGACATTCGCAACATGGTCAACGAGGCGGCGTTGTGGGCCGCTCGGCAAGATAAAAAGCTTGTCGAGATGAGTGATTTTGATTTCGCCCGCGACAAGATCCTGATGGGAGCCAAGCGTGAAGAGGTTCTGCAGGAGAGCGAGAAGGAAAAGACCGCCTATCACGAGGCCGGGCATACGTTGACCGCATGGCATCTCGATGGAGCCCATGTGGTTCATAAGGTCACGATCATTCCACGTGGCCGCGCCCTGGGCGTGACGCAGTACGTCCCTAGCGAAGATCGTTTGAGCATCAGCAAGCGAGAGCTCGAGCATCAATTGATCGTGCTCTTGGGAGGCCGTGCCGCCGAAAAAATCGTTTACAACGAAACCTGTGTCGGGGCCGAAAACGATCTCGAACGGGCCACCAGTATCGCGCGGCGAATGGTCACGCACTGGGGCATGAGTCCCAAGGTCGGCCCGGTCAGCTACAAGACCAGCGACGAAGATCCATTTTTGGGGCGTGAAATTCATCAATCGCGTCAATTCAGCGAGCATACGCAGGAATTGATTGACGAAGAGGTGGCACGGATTCTGTTGGAAGCCGACCAGAAGGCCGAGCAGTTGCTGCGTGAACGTCGCAGTGAACTCGAGACAATCACACGTGCCCTGTTAGAGCACGAAGAGCTGGGCGAAGCGGAATTGACCGATCTGATCGGCGTTTCGATTCAAGTTCGCAATCGCAAGAAGGGCGATCCGCCACCGGTCGAGCAAACGCTTGCTCCGGAAAGTGGCGCCGACCATAGTCCCGGTTCGGCCGTCGGGGGTCATTCCAATTCGTCACCGCAAGAGAGTTAG
- a CDS encoding phosphoadenylyl-sulfate reductase has translation MENQVLKKLTEITMSAAHAQSFGPKSSSQMTQPKATDSSPLQLYSLDSGEPRGALAADPPLEPTDALLAELQRDSESLEKATPQEILKWAVDRFAPHFTMATAFGPEGMTIIHMLAEIAPETPIFNLETGYQFAETLELRETVKKRYGIEVEYKYPKTTVQEYEAANGGPVYKTDPNRCCFDRKLSVLHEAAKGWHAWASAIRRDQSPDRAKAPIVGWDRKFQLVKISPLANWTKKEVWSLITSENIPYNPLHDQGYPSVGCQPCTRAVLAGEDERAGRWAGFQKTECGLHSS, from the coding sequence TTGGAAAACCAAGTCCTCAAAAAGCTGACTGAAATAACGATGTCTGCAGCCCACGCCCAGTCGTTCGGCCCCAAGTCGAGCTCACAAATGACCCAACCCAAAGCCACCGATTCGAGTCCGTTACAGCTCTATTCGCTCGACTCGGGAGAGCCTCGCGGAGCGCTGGCTGCCGATCCGCCGCTTGAGCCAACCGATGCGTTGCTAGCGGAACTGCAGCGGGATAGCGAGTCGTTGGAAAAGGCGACGCCGCAAGAGATTTTGAAGTGGGCGGTCGACCGCTTTGCGCCTCATTTCACCATGGCGACGGCGTTTGGTCCCGAGGGGATGACGATCATTCACATGTTAGCCGAGATCGCTCCGGAAACGCCGATCTTTAATCTCGAGACCGGATACCAGTTTGCCGAAACGCTCGAGCTGCGCGAAACGGTCAAAAAACGCTACGGCATCGAAGTCGAATACAAGTATCCCAAGACCACGGTGCAAGAGTACGAGGCGGCCAACGGCGGGCCGGTCTACAAGACCGATCCAAACCGCTGCTGCTTTGATCGAAAATTAAGTGTGTTGCACGAAGCTGCCAAAGGTTGGCATGCCTGGGCCAGCGCGATTCGGCGTGACCAGAGCCCCGATCGTGCCAAGGCACCGATTGTCGGCTGGGATCGCAAGTTCCAATTGGTGAAGATCAGCCCGTTGGCGAATTGGACCAAGAAAGAAGTGTGGTCATTGATCACATCGGAAAACATTCCTTACAACCCGCTGCACGACCAAGGGTATCCGAGTGTCGGATGTCAACCTTGCACCCGAGCGGTGTTGGCTGGCGAAGACGAGCGTGCGGGACGTTGGGCAGGTTTTCAGAAAACCGAATGTGGTTTGCATTCGTCGTAA
- a CDS encoding DUF1559 domain-containing protein — MRSGWIASTGFTLIELLVVIAIIGILVALLLPAVQAAREAARRMQCQNNLKQIGLACHNYESAYKSLPWGAKGGHGYSWTTDILPFAEQNALWDIVPPMRNGAVTFEDRKNMITLATTLVPMYRCPTEPGPTFLFDNNGLAIDGSDVGRAMNSYLGNSGSDVVRDSYSTSSSLGMERGNGVLQVGQFERHPLDPPNVPAKLPWPGPIKFSAILDGLSNTVLCAETRFIDEPKCDICSHFAVYHPQFDRRRGKANGSDFSEALMSLHHRLNLDIAPKQELEISAGSFHVGGVVTLFCDGSVKFLTDSLDDKVRHAIGSRADKEVFDSSSL, encoded by the coding sequence ATGCGATCAGGGTGGATTGCGTCCACCGGTTTCACGCTGATCGAACTGCTAGTGGTGATTGCGATCATCGGGATCTTGGTGGCATTGTTATTGCCAGCGGTCCAAGCGGCTCGCGAGGCGGCGAGGCGGATGCAGTGTCAGAACAACTTGAAACAAATTGGCTTGGCATGCCACAACTATGAATCGGCGTACAAGTCGTTGCCGTGGGGAGCCAAGGGAGGTCACGGCTACAGTTGGACCACCGACATTTTGCCGTTCGCCGAGCAAAACGCGTTGTGGGACATCGTGCCGCCGATGCGTAATGGTGCGGTGACGTTCGAAGATCGCAAAAACATGATCACACTCGCGACGACGTTGGTGCCGATGTACCGATGTCCCACCGAGCCCGGTCCGACGTTCTTGTTTGACAACAATGGATTGGCAATCGATGGCAGCGACGTCGGCCGAGCGATGAACAGCTACCTGGGAAATTCCGGAAGCGACGTGGTGCGTGACAGCTATTCGACCTCGTCGTCCCTGGGGATGGAACGGGGCAACGGCGTGCTGCAGGTGGGGCAATTCGAACGGCACCCGCTCGATCCTCCGAACGTTCCGGCGAAATTGCCTTGGCCAGGCCCGATCAAGTTTTCCGCGATTCTGGATGGGCTAAGCAACACGGTCCTGTGCGCCGAAACACGCTTTATCGACGAACCAAAGTGCGATATTTGCAGCCACTTTGCCGTCTACCATCCCCAATTTGACCGCCGCAGAGGGAAAGCGAACGGATCGGATTTCTCGGAGGCATTGATGTCGCTGCACCATCGATTGAACCTCGACATCGCCCCCAAACAAGAGCTCGAGATTTCGGCGGGCAGTTTTCATGTCGGTGGCGTGGTCACGCTGTTTTGTGACGGATCGGTGAAATTTTTAACCGACAGCCTGGATGACAAAGTCCGCCACGCGATCGGTTCGCGGGCGGACAAAGAAGTCTTCGATAGCAGCAGTCTGTAA
- a CDS encoding serine/threonine-protein kinase gives MADESIRTDASTIRRGKDDELSAGDASPESSLIKSAEIQEIAEARTVIRGSSRAHADESAWNKLDRTPASVANVLLGKRLNHFLLEDFIGGGGMGAVFRAHDEQLDRTVAIKVIPFVGDDPDLKRRFRNEAQSAAKLDHPRIAKVFDVGTYDDWHYIVFEYIQGTNIRDLVHREGVMSADQAVFYTCQLADAIQHASDRGIVHRDIKPSNVLIGDGQTIKLVDMGLARSDNFELSEDMTASGVTLGTFDYISPEQANDPRDADLRSDIYSLGCTLYFMLTGQPPYPGGTMLQKLLNHGKTPPPDVRQLRSEVSGDLAAVLQKMLAKRPEDRYQTAIDLIADLQEVARREGYERVQTLGPVTVNQSGPLVQLIEQHAPWLVAFALLLITAAWLYVASDLARDDFAIVVPQRNSVVSLSVQRPPDALPENGAFRPATPAAGQNAIGSDNAENAAQSSKGAAAATPSAANRDGSTMAVASDRAAADPPRMRDLPVPEELGGPVRSVNSTNEMLGPASSVSVGDRAASDRSPGERPTEERSSGELPAGERPATTPTTIRTESNDPPVSAVPSTANPRAIRVSLSISGLISDEYDGEDYAYVSSLAKAIELSEELGVDRIEIAEPMIRSAPVQIDRDGLVISSSVGGSIVMFDSSDLPSIHSVTLFDIGSNRIDLEDLHLVWSVPVSSMGGGCLLSVNDNRLVRLTDCSLTIKNPVRHPDVYAINVSTHSEAAAYQSLGRSPMLAGPPESAVAPFANGDALSSAVAATVTSGPLPLVSIEMYNVCIRGEMTMLHMDVAAELQMRWENGLLAVTGRMIDTAGAVRQPPPSARPIQLLLDQVIAMAPRGLLRMRLTATGPYPLPVDRDARNCVFIVSPDVAAVEITGLDSLENDPSLLILRGEANAYDTQPDLSDPMLRLIDSQGNQEVVRMVDLKTQSPDWAEERSPRWAVDWASGSLNTQPTSSLMPSDFRQYGSVISGFDERSLTIMSPAEVVELGEEN, from the coding sequence ATGGCTGATGAATCAATTCGAACGGATGCATCGACCATTCGTCGTGGCAAGGACGACGAATTGAGCGCCGGGGATGCGTCGCCCGAATCGAGTTTGATCAAGTCAGCAGAGATTCAAGAGATCGCCGAAGCGAGAACGGTCATCCGTGGCTCTTCGCGTGCTCACGCCGACGAATCGGCTTGGAATAAACTCGACCGAACGCCTGCCTCGGTCGCCAACGTCTTGCTTGGCAAGCGGTTAAACCACTTTTTGTTAGAAGACTTTATCGGCGGTGGTGGGATGGGGGCGGTGTTTCGCGCCCATGACGAACAGTTGGACCGGACCGTCGCGATCAAGGTGATCCCGTTTGTCGGAGATGACCCCGATCTGAAGCGTCGCTTTCGCAACGAGGCGCAAAGCGCGGCAAAGTTGGATCATCCGCGAATCGCCAAGGTATTCGATGTCGGTACCTACGATGATTGGCACTACATCGTTTTCGAATACATCCAAGGCACCAACATTCGCGACTTGGTTCATCGCGAAGGGGTGATGTCGGCCGATCAAGCGGTTTTCTATACCTGCCAACTTGCCGACGCGATCCAGCATGCTTCGGATCGCGGTATCGTGCATCGCGACATCAAGCCATCAAATGTGTTGATCGGCGATGGGCAAACCATCAAACTTGTGGACATGGGGTTGGCTCGGTCGGATAACTTCGAATTGAGCGAAGACATGACCGCCAGCGGTGTGACGCTGGGGACATTCGATTACATTTCGCCCGAACAAGCCAACGACCCGCGAGATGCCGACTTGCGAAGCGACATCTATTCGCTTGGCTGCACGCTCTATTTCATGCTGACCGGTCAACCGCCTTACCCGGGCGGCACGATGCTGCAAAAGCTACTGAACCATGGCAAAACGCCGCCGCCGGATGTGCGTCAATTGCGTAGCGAGGTGAGTGGTGATTTAGCGGCAGTGCTGCAGAAAATGTTGGCCAAGCGGCCCGAAGACCGCTATCAGACCGCGATCGATTTGATTGCCGATTTGCAAGAGGTGGCTCGTCGCGAAGGTTACGAGCGAGTGCAAACGTTGGGGCCAGTCACGGTCAATCAAAGTGGTCCACTGGTTCAACTGATCGAGCAACATGCGCCGTGGTTGGTTGCGTTTGCGTTGTTGTTGATCACCGCGGCGTGGTTGTATGTGGCATCGGATTTGGCACGAGACGATTTTGCGATCGTGGTGCCACAGCGAAATAGCGTGGTCAGTTTGTCGGTCCAGCGTCCGCCCGACGCGTTGCCCGAAAACGGGGCATTCCGACCGGCAACCCCGGCAGCCGGACAAAATGCGATTGGAAGTGACAACGCCGAGAACGCGGCTCAATCGTCCAAAGGTGCCGCGGCGGCGACGCCAAGTGCAGCCAACCGTGACGGAAGTACGATGGCGGTTGCATCCGATCGTGCGGCTGCCGATCCGCCTCGGATGCGAGACTTGCCGGTCCCCGAAGAACTCGGCGGTCCGGTGAGATCCGTCAACAGTACGAATGAAATGCTTGGCCCGGCGTCATCGGTGTCGGTGGGCGATCGGGCTGCGAGCGATCGTTCGCCTGGGGAGCGTCCAACCGAAGAACGTTCGTCCGGAGAGCTTCCCGCGGGGGAACGACCGGCGACGACACCAACCACGATCCGAACCGAGTCCAACGATCCGCCGGTAAGCGCGGTGCCCAGCACGGCCAATCCGCGAGCGATTCGGGTGAGTCTATCGATCTCGGGGTTGATTTCCGACGAGTATGACGGCGAAGACTATGCCTACGTTTCTTCGTTAGCAAAGGCGATCGAGTTGTCTGAGGAACTTGGCGTCGATCGTATTGAAATCGCAGAACCGATGATCCGCAGTGCTCCGGTCCAAATCGATCGCGATGGATTGGTGATCAGCTCGAGTGTAGGCGGCAGCATCGTGATGTTTGATTCATCCGATTTGCCGTCGATTCACTCGGTAACCTTGTTCGATATCGGATCCAATCGTATCGATTTGGAAGACTTGCACTTGGTGTGGTCGGTTCCCGTTTCATCGATGGGTGGGGGATGTTTGTTGTCGGTCAATGACAATCGACTCGTTCGTTTGACCGATTGCAGTTTGACGATCAAAAATCCAGTGCGTCATCCCGACGTCTACGCGATCAACGTGAGCACGCATTCCGAGGCAGCGGCGTATCAATCGTTGGGCCGAAGCCCCATGCTTGCCGGCCCACCCGAGTCCGCGGTTGCACCGTTTGCCAACGGAGACGCACTGTCGAGTGCCGTTGCGGCTACGGTGACCTCGGGACCGTTGCCGTTGGTTTCGATCGAGATGTACAACGTCTGCATTCGTGGCGAGATGACAATGCTGCACATGGATGTGGCCGCCGAGCTACAGATGCGATGGGAGAACGGGCTGTTGGCAGTCACCGGGCGGATGATTGATACGGCCGGGGCGGTCCGCCAACCGCCGCCATCGGCACGCCCGATTCAATTGTTGTTGGACCAAGTCATCGCGATGGCACCGCGAGGGTTGCTGCGGATGCGGTTGACGGCCACGGGCCCCTACCCGTTACCTGTGGATCGTGACGCGCGTAACTGTGTGTTCATCGTCAGCCCCGATGTCGCGGCGGTCGAAATCACGGGGCTGGATTCGCTTGAAAACGACCCGTCGCTGTTGATTTTGCGGGGAGAAGCGAACGCCTACGATACGCAGCCCGATTTGTCAGATCCCATGTTGCGGTTGATCGATTCGCAAGGCAACCAAGAGGTGGTGCGAATGGTCGATTTAAAGACCCAGTCACCAGACTGGGCGGAGGAGCGTTCCCCACGATGGGCGGTGGATTGGGCTTCGGGAAGCCTCAATACGCAGCCCACCAGCAGCTTGATGCCCAGCGATTTTCGTCAATATGGCTCGGTTATTAGTGGCTTTGACGAGCGGTCGTTGACGATTATGAGCCCTGCAGAAGTGGTCGAATTAGGCGAAGAAAATTGA